A single window of Plasmodium reichenowi strain SY57 chromosome 14, whole genome shotgun sequence DNA harbors:
- a CDS encoding hypothetical protein (conserved Plasmodium protein, unknown function): MNKSISIINKLKYVLKRKNNNLNPSSVFKNFKMQHIYSNEKINKKEHYIYFREHDIKKDFDYTHVIKTRNLFKSRSQYKHAFLFISMGSIVTIILSVFFLTSKWNNNNYY, translated from the exons atgAATAAATCGATTtcaataataaataaattaaaatatgttttaaaaagaaaaaataacaacCTCAATCCGTCGTCggtttttaaaaattttaaaatgcaacatatatattcaaatgaaaaaataaataagaaagaacattatatttattttagggaacatgatataaaaaaag ACTTTGATTACACACATGTAATAAAAACTAGAAATCTATTCAAATCTCGAAGCCAATACAAACATgcatttttattcatttcaATGGGTTCAATAGTGACCATAATCTTATCCGTATTCTTTTTAACATCAAAATGgaacaataataattattattaa